One part of the Tachysurus fulvidraco isolate hzauxx_2018 chromosome 23, HZAU_PFXX_2.0, whole genome shotgun sequence genome encodes these proteins:
- the LOC113638579 gene encoding cytochrome P450 2B4-like, protein MQSVLRYLDPGLVSLAVLLGLVSLVLLEIFKLISSKSRSPPGPTPLPFVGNLLQFMKDPLKATRSMVQYGEMCCVYVGRRPMIVLNTIETVKEALVQKGTVYSGRPPMPLIEWVTKGYGIIAVTYGHAWKQQRRFALHTLRNFGLGKKTIEERVAEEANCLITEMLKHEGKALNPMHPIMNAVSNIICSIVFGDRFDYNNKRFAKLLEILNENIRLSGSPVGMIFNLIPFIKHFPGPHQKVRQNADALVEFIRELMEEHREKLDEENLHDFIDAYLVEIRKQEPIEDSTFHEENLLMSTADLFLAGTETTATTLRWGLIFMMNHPEIQERCHQEIVRVLGYDRAPSMDDRTRMPYIHATVHEIQRFGNIVPLGVVHQTTETSQLRGYTVPKGTEIAPNLMAIMQDKEHWKHPDSFNPDNFLDENGQFCKNEFFLAFSLGPRVCLGESLARTELFIFFTSLLQRLRFSWPHDAPPINMDGNMGVVRMPPTFHMICRSRECSVPLTP, encoded by the exons aTGCAGTCTGTACTCAGATATCTGGACCCGGGTCTCGTGAGCCTGGCCGTGTTGCTCGGCCTCGTCTCTCTGGTTCTGCTTGAGATCTTCAAGTTGATTTCCTCAAAGAGCCGCAGTCCTCCTGGACCCACGCCGCTGCCCTTCGTGGGAAACCTCCTCCAGTTCATGAAGGACCCGTTGAAGGCCACAAGATCG ATGGTGCAGTACGGCGAGATGTGCTGCGTGTACGTGGGCCGGCGGCCGATGATCGTGCTGAACACCATCGAGACGGTGAAGGAGGCGCTGGTGCAGAAAGGCACTGTTTACTCCGGGAGACCCCCCATGCCTTTAATAGAGTGGGTGACCAAAGGCTACG gTATTATCGCAGTCACATACGGCCATGCCTGGAAGCAGCAGCGACGTTTTGCTCTTCACACGTTACGTAACTTTGGTCTGGGGAAGAAGACGATTGAGGAGCGAGTGGCCGAGGAAGCGAACTGTCTAATCACAGAGATGCTCAAACATGAAG gGAAAGCGTTAAACCCCATGCACCCCATAATGAACGCCGTCTCCAACATCATCTGCTCCATCGTCTTCGGAGATCGCTTCGACTACAACAACAAGCGCTTCGCTAAACTTCTGGAAATCCTGAACGAAAACATTCGGCTCTCCGGCTCGCCTGTGGGAATG ATCTTCAACTTGATCCCTTTTATCAAACACTTCCCCGGGCCGCACCAGAAGGTCCGTCAGAACGCCGATGCTTTAGTAGAGTTCATTCGTGAGTTGATGGAGGAACACAGAGAGAAGCTGGACGAGGAGAACCTGCACGACTTCATCGACGCTTACCTGGTGGAGATACGCAAG CAAGAGCCGATAGAAGATTCGACGTTTCATGAGGAGAACCTGCTGATGTCCACCGCCGATCTCTTCCTGGCGGGAACGGAGACCACAGCCACCACTCTCAGATGGGGTCTGATTTTCATGATGAACCACCCAGAGATACAAG AACGCTGTCACCAGGAGATCGTCCGTGTGCTCGGTTACGATCGGGCTCCCAGCATGGACGACCGCACCAGGATGCCGTACATTCACGCCACCGTACACGAGATCCAGCGCTTCGGGAACATCGTTCCACTCGGCGTGGTTCACCAAACTACAGAGACGTCGCAGCTACGAGGATACACCGTCCCTAAG GGAACTGAGATTGCACCCAATTTAATGGCCATAATGCAGGATAAGGAGCACTGGAAACACCCGGATAGCTTTAACCCCGACAACTTCCTGGATGAGAACGGACAGTTCTGCAAAAACGAGTTCTTCCTGGCGTTTTCTCTGG GTCCGAGGGTGTGTCTCGGCGAGTCCCTTGCGAGGACGGagctcttcatcttcttcacgTCTCTCCTGCAGAGGCTGCGGTTCTCCTGGCCACATGACGCTCCGCCCATCAACATGGACGGCAATATGGGCGTGGTCAGGATGCCCCCCACCTTCCACATGATCTGCCGTAGCAGAGAGTGTTCAGTACCCTTAACACCGTGA